A window of Candidatus Bathyarchaeota archaeon contains these coding sequences:
- a CDS encoding potassium channel protein, with amino-acid sequence MPHFEKIEYKPIPVRELLLEMKNLSELMIDLAYSAALYNDKDLAEDVLALESRVDTLGYLLEIEIMVAARGPEDAEALIGVSTVAASTDKISDAAADIAAIVTRNIGIHPIVGEIFEKVEERLMKVTVKPNSEIINKQIGELNLAARMGVDILAIRRNNDWKLDPKKTEKVLEGDILITRGAPVGVEEFKDLAGGELASLEHEKRAKFEEIVSRFVELKDTSELMMDLAYSALMLNSKELAEEVEQLEERMDKMHTEFELLALSSDFKKEEASGFLGLIRLGVATEKIADAAADMAEVVLREIKPHPILTLAIKEAEETVTQACVTAGSPLVGKTLKEARVSEETGMWVLVIKRNDMCLRPRADSRIKEGDILVASGYAEGADDLKKLASPAQACPVD; translated from the coding sequence TTGCCTCACTTTGAAAAAATAGAGTATAAGCCCATCCCAGTTAGAGAGCTTCTGCTTGAAATGAAGAACCTCTCTGAATTAATGATTGATTTAGCCTATTCCGCAGCATTATACAACGATAAAGACCTCGCGGAAGACGTTCTTGCACTTGAGAGTCGTGTAGATACGTTAGGCTACTTGCTTGAGATTGAGATAATGGTTGCGGCAAGGGGCCCAGAGGACGCGGAAGCATTAATCGGTGTCTCTACTGTTGCAGCGTCAACGGATAAAATTTCAGATGCCGCCGCGGACATAGCAGCGATAGTTACGAGGAACATTGGTATTCATCCTATAGTTGGTGAAATCTTCGAAAAAGTAGAAGAACGATTGATGAAAGTAACTGTTAAACCCAACTCGGAGATAATCAATAAGCAAATTGGTGAATTGAATTTAGCGGCGCGCATGGGCGTAGACATCTTGGCCATCCGCCGAAATAACGATTGGAAACTTGACCCGAAGAAAACAGAGAAAGTTCTCGAAGGAGACATTCTCATAACTCGTGGAGCGCCGGTGGGGGTCGAAGAATTCAAGGATTTAGCGGGAGGGGAACTTGCAAGCTTGGAGCACGAAAAACGCGCCAAGTTTGAGGAAATCGTTTCGAGATTTGTTGAACTCAAGGATACTTCCGAGTTAATGATGGATTTGGCATACTCTGCCTTGATGCTGAATAGTAAGGAACTTGCGGAAGAAGTTGAGCAGCTTGAAGAGCGCATGGATAAAATGCATACAGAGTTTGAGTTGCTTGCTCTATCAAGTGATTTTAAAAAAGAAGAAGCCTCAGGCTTTCTTGGATTAATCAGATTAGGGGTAGCTACAGAAAAAATAGCTGATGCCGCCGCGGACATGGCAGAAGTTGTTTTAAGAGAAATCAAGCCGCATCCTATCTTAACGCTTGCAATTAAAGAAGCGGAAGAAACGGTTACTCAAGCATGTGTTACCGCGGGGTCACCGCTCGTGGGAAAGACACTAAAAGAAGCCCGCGTAAGTGAAGAAACAGGCATGTGGGTTTTAGTTATAAAAAGAAATGACATGTGTTTGCGTCCGCGCGCTGACTCGAGAATAAAAGAGGGAGATATACTGGTTGCTTCAGGTTATGCTGAAGGAGCTGATGACTTAAAGAAGCTTGCTTCACCAGCGCAAGCCTGCCCGGTTGATTAA
- a CDS encoding magnesium transporter, translating into MFKEASFASIFDLIGLFAGYMIALQLGVFEQLPLWAIALYPAVLSARGVINGLLSGRLITALHLGSIYPKFFGNTKSFKKLIEAMVVLTLATAGTISVISLFFGSLLWGLTIADFSAILTVIVATMSLSLLITLATVKLAFISFKRSLDPETTVYPAVSIVANIIITFFYIAVLNLYFFGAWGRGAIILFGLVNVSLVLAILPRSIRQTEFTGALKESLGTMLLVSFLVNITGTFLLAVNSLAFEQATIFTAYPAMIDIMGDAGLIVGATATTKLALGVLNPSFSSIKSHAKNIFSIWAASFLLFIVLGFLSLIINRALSLEGIARLLPVFAISNVIAFVAISIISYWISILTFKRGLDPDNFVIPVGSALADSFMTMALFAALLLTI; encoded by the coding sequence ATGTTTAAAGAAGCCTCATTCGCATCAATATTTGATTTAATCGGGTTATTTGCAGGTTACATGATTGCTCTGCAACTTGGCGTTTTTGAGCAACTACCTCTGTGGGCTATAGCGCTGTATCCAGCTGTTCTAAGTGCAAGAGGGGTTATCAACGGATTACTGTCTGGTCGCTTAATCACCGCATTACATCTTGGAAGTATTTATCCCAAATTCTTTGGAAACACAAAAAGCTTCAAGAAGCTAATTGAAGCAATGGTTGTTTTAACTTTAGCCACGGCAGGAACAATCAGTGTTATTTCACTCTTTTTTGGAAGTTTGCTTTGGGGACTGACAATCGCTGATTTTTCAGCTATTTTAACAGTTATAGTTGCAACAATGTCTTTGAGTTTACTCATTACGTTAGCAACTGTCAAGTTAGCGTTTATTTCATTTAAGAGAAGTTTAGACCCAGAGACTACGGTGTACCCAGCAGTCTCCATAGTGGCGAACATAATTATAACATTCTTTTACATAGCGGTTCTGAACCTTTACTTTTTTGGCGCGTGGGGCAGAGGGGCGATAATACTATTTGGCCTCGTTAACGTTTCATTAGTTTTAGCTATATTGCCCAGAAGCATACGGCAAACAGAGTTTACTGGCGCATTAAAAGAGTCGTTAGGGACAATGCTTCTAGTGTCTTTTCTTGTTAACATTACTGGAACCTTCCTGTTAGCAGTGAACAGTCTTGCGTTTGAGCAAGCAACAATTTTTACCGCTTACCCTGCAATGATTGACATTATGGGAGACGCAGGATTGATTGTTGGCGCTACTGCCACAACAAAGCTTGCCTTAGGCGTCCTTAACCCCTCTTTTTCATCAATAAAAAGTCATGCCAAAAACATCTTCAGCATTTGGGCTGCGTCTTTCTTGCTCTTTATCGTTTTAGGTTTCCTTTCTCTGATTATAAATAGAGCACTTTCTTTGGAAGGAATTGCTAGACTGTTGCCTGTGTTTGCCATTTCAAACGTTATTGCGTTTGTTGCGATTAGCATAATATCTTATTGGATTTCGATTTTAACATTTAAGAGAGGCTTAGACCCTGATAATTTTGTTATTCCTGTTGGCAGCGCGTTAGCCGATAGTTTTATGACGATGGCTCTATTTGCAGCGTTGCTTCTAACGATTTAA